From the genome of Papaver somniferum cultivar HN1 chromosome 2, ASM357369v1, whole genome shotgun sequence, one region includes:
- the LOC113353176 gene encoding uncharacterized protein LOC113353176 produces the protein MQEIKGNLQTCQEQSCNKFKLLSSQLVELIQASRSTQHHHGIQEFWYTWVYTIGSHNHLGQTFTGETSYTYQKRTPKLDFSRFDGENLRGRVQKSERYFQIHNTDENQKASTNNMAGIVENGMAHLEA, from the exons ATGCAAGAGATAAAGGGTAATCTTCAAACCTGTCAAGAACAGTCGTGTAACAAGTTTAAGCTGTTGTCCAGTCAATTAGTAGAATTAATTCAAGCTTCTAGATCTACACAACACCACCATGGGATCCAGGAATTTTGGTACACCTGGGTTTATACCATAGGAAGTCATAACCACTTGGGTCAGACATTCACAGGAGAAACATCTTATACTTATCAAAAACGCACTCCAAAGCTTGATTTTTCTAGATTTGATGGGGAGAATCTTCGTGGTAGGGTGCAGAAGAGTGAAAGGTATTTTCAAATCCACAACACAGACGAGAATCAGAAG GCGAGTACAAATAATATGGCTGGCATTGTCGAGAATGGAATGGCGCACCTTGAAGCATGA